One genomic segment of Pyruvatibacter mobilis includes these proteins:
- a CDS encoding DUF4170 domain-containing protein, which translates to MNDTHDSTEDDKQLLHLVFGGRLTDLSGTTFEDVSKLDLVGIFPNYAAAHNAWKSAAQRTVDDAQMRYFIVHLHKLLDPENDC; encoded by the coding sequence ATGAATGACACGCATGACAGCACGGAAGACGACAAGCAGCTCCTGCATCTGGTATTCGGCGGGCGGCTGACGGATCTATCCGGCACCACCTTCGAGGATGTGTCGAAGCTCGACCTTGTGGGCATCTTCCCGAACTACGCAGCCGCCCACAACGCCTGGAAGTCGGCGGCGCAGCGCACGGTGGACGATGCGCAGATGCGCTACTTCATCGTGCATCTGCACAAGCTCCTCGACCCGGAAAACGATTGCTGA
- a CDS encoding lysophospholipid acyltransferase family protein translates to MTALVSALAALYIRLVLATSRIDVIGQDIPERFWQKGEPFILAFWHGQMLMMVRSWQTSRPIRMLISQNHDGEVIARAIGRFGIGTVRGSSDKNGKDKGGRAAIRLMLKTLKAGNCVGFTPDGPKGPRFVAKEGVAVVARMSGAPVIPVVAASSRRKVVGSWDRFVINLPFSRAVILWGEPIHVPRDADAAGVEAGRFQVEEALNRLSADACARVGMTPVEAAA, encoded by the coding sequence GTGACAGCGCTGGTATCGGCGCTGGCGGCGCTCTACATCCGCCTTGTGCTCGCCACCAGCCGGATCGACGTGATCGGTCAGGATATCCCCGAGCGCTTCTGGCAGAAGGGCGAGCCCTTCATCCTGGCCTTCTGGCATGGGCAGATGCTGATGATGGTGCGGTCCTGGCAAACATCACGGCCCATCCGTATGCTGATCTCCCAGAACCATGACGGTGAGGTGATCGCCCGCGCCATCGGCCGCTTCGGCATCGGTACCGTGCGGGGCTCGTCCGACAAGAATGGCAAGGACAAGGGCGGACGCGCCGCCATCCGGCTGATGCTGAAGACGCTCAAGGCAGGCAATTGCGTGGGCTTCACGCCGGACGGCCCCAAGGGCCCGCGCTTTGTTGCCAAGGAAGGCGTGGCTGTGGTCGCCCGCATGTCCGGCGCGCCGGTTATTCCCGTGGTGGCGGCCTCCAGCCGCCGCAAGGTGGTGGGTAGCTGGGATCGCTTCGTCATCAACCTGCCCTTTTCCCGCGCGGTCATTCTCTGGGGAGAGCCCATCCATGTGCCGCGCGACGCGGATGCCGCCGGCGTCGAAGCCGGGCGGTTCCAGGTTGAGGAAGCCCTGAACCGGCTAAGCGCTGACGCCTGCGCGCGGGTGGGCATGACCCCGGTGGAGGCGGCCGCATGA
- a CDS encoding 3-deoxy-D-manno-octulosonic acid transferase, with translation MNMSSPAVTPALTRGLKAYRGLTRLLAPAVPLLLNRRLKRGKEDADRLNERLGAPARPRPPGPLVWLHAASVGESLSVLPLIDRLLDARPDIALMVTTGTVTSARLLEGRLPARAFHQFVPVDTPQAVTGFLDHWKPDAALLVESELWPNLITLTAARHIPLALINARMSASSVRSWRWWTAAARALTGSFNLVLAQDETAATRLKLLGATGTKAVGNLKVDAPPPPASDDLLRELNGLLSGRPTWVAASTHPGEERIIADAHHQLKRALPDLLTVIVPRHPERGAEVAQLLADMKLTAARRSQGDMVTPETDIYLADTLGELGGFFRLLTIVFMGGSLVRVGGHNPIEPSLLGAALLTGPHVFNFLEIFRAFEERKACETVQDAASLAAAVGRLMSDGQLAGARVTAAAETAGSLTGALDKTLEALVPLLDHALPPRKTDNAVEGGAHAHA, from the coding sequence ATGAACATGTCGTCTCCCGCCGTCACACCGGCACTGACCCGCGGCCTTAAGGCTTATCGGGGGCTGACGCGCCTTCTGGCGCCTGCCGTGCCGCTGCTGCTCAACCGCCGCCTCAAGCGCGGCAAGGAAGATGCTGACCGGCTGAACGAGCGGCTGGGCGCGCCTGCGCGCCCGCGCCCGCCAGGGCCGCTTGTGTGGCTGCATGCGGCCAGCGTGGGCGAAAGCCTGTCTGTCCTGCCGCTGATCGACCGTCTGCTCGACGCACGGCCGGACATCGCGCTGATGGTCACCACCGGCACGGTGACCTCGGCAAGGCTTCTGGAAGGGCGGCTGCCTGCACGGGCTTTTCATCAGTTCGTGCCGGTGGATACGCCGCAGGCCGTCACCGGCTTTCTGGATCACTGGAAACCGGATGCTGCCCTGCTGGTGGAAAGCGAGTTGTGGCCCAACCTGATCACGCTCACTGCTGCTCGGCACATTCCGCTGGCGTTGATCAATGCCCGAATGTCCGCATCCTCCGTGCGCAGCTGGCGCTGGTGGACGGCAGCGGCGCGGGCTTTGACGGGCAGCTTCAATCTGGTGCTGGCGCAGGATGAAACCGCCGCAACGCGCCTCAAATTACTGGGCGCGACCGGCACCAAGGCCGTGGGCAATCTCAAGGTGGACGCGCCGCCGCCGCCGGCTTCCGATGATCTTCTGCGCGAACTCAACGGGCTCCTGTCAGGCCGCCCCACCTGGGTGGCGGCCAGCACGCATCCCGGCGAAGAGCGGATCATCGCCGACGCGCATCACCAGCTGAAACGGGCGCTCCCGGACCTTCTCACCGTGATCGTGCCGCGCCATCCCGAGCGCGGTGCCGAGGTGGCGCAGCTGCTGGCGGATATGAAGCTTACCGCCGCGCGGCGCAGCCAGGGCGATATGGTGACGCCGGAAACCGATATCTACCTTGCGGATACGCTGGGCGAACTTGGCGGGTTCTTCCGCCTACTGACCATCGTCTTCATGGGCGGATCTCTCGTGCGCGTCGGCGGGCACAACCCGATCGAGCCATCGCTTCTGGGGGCAGCGCTTCTGACGGGACCGCATGTGTTCAATTTCCTGGAAATCTTCCGCGCCTTCGAGGAGCGCAAGGCGTGTGAGACCGTACAGGATGCTGCATCACTGGCGGCGGCTGTCGGGCGGCTGATGTCTGACGGGCAGCTCGCCGGGGCGCGGGTAACGGCGGCTGCGGAGACCGCGGGCAGCCTGACGGGTGCGCTGGACAAGACGCTGGAAGCCCTGGTGCCACTGCTGGACCATGCCCTGCCGCCGCGCAAGACTGACAACGCTGTCGAGGGTGGCGCCCATGCGCACGCCTGA
- the lpxK gene encoding tetraacyldisaccharide 4'-kinase — MRTPDHWYRPPGGLARALMPLARLYGAAARLKTRMVMPQRASLPVVCVGNITAGGTGKTPVAIAIAHRLAALGERPAFLTRGYGGRITGPVLVDRDRARAVDVGDEPLLLARHFPTIVSADRPKGADMAAHSGATVVVMDDGYQNPSLVKDAGLLVVDAGAGLGNGLLIPAGPLREPAGEALDRAAALIVMGDGHAADGLVTDARRRGLGVVHGRVVPTGDGAEWRGKRVLAYAGIGRPEKFFETLDGLGADIRETQMFADHHAFSDDEAAGLLARARDGALALVTTEKDLARLAGAGHSGALAELRSHSRALPVEVRFDDGHALDQLLKSRLNAATTAGAYKAF; from the coding sequence ATGCGCACGCCTGACCACTGGTATCGCCCGCCCGGCGGGCTGGCCCGCGCGCTGATGCCACTGGCCCGGCTCTACGGGGCGGCTGCCCGGCTCAAGACGCGCATGGTGATGCCGCAACGGGCGAGCCTGCCGGTGGTCTGCGTCGGCAACATCACCGCAGGCGGCACGGGCAAGACGCCGGTTGCCATCGCCATCGCCCACCGGCTGGCGGCGCTCGGCGAGCGGCCCGCTTTTCTCACCCGCGGCTATGGCGGGCGCATCACGGGCCCGGTGCTGGTCGACCGGGACCGCGCCCGCGCGGTTGATGTGGGCGATGAGCCGCTGCTTCTGGCCCGCCACTTCCCCACCATCGTTTCCGCCGACCGGCCCAAGGGTGCCGACATGGCAGCCCATTCGGGCGCGACGGTTGTGGTGATGGATGACGGCTATCAGAACCCGTCGCTGGTGAAGGATGCAGGACTTCTGGTGGTGGATGCAGGCGCCGGTCTCGGCAATGGCCTGCTGATCCCGGCGGGGCCGCTGCGCGAACCTGCCGGGGAGGCGCTTGACCGGGCCGCCGCCCTGATTGTCATGGGCGACGGACACGCAGCGGACGGGCTTGTGACCGATGCGCGCCGGCGCGGGCTTGGCGTGGTTCACGGGCGCGTGGTGCCGACGGGCGATGGTGCCGAATGGCGCGGCAAGCGCGTGCTGGCCTATGCGGGGATCGGCCGGCCGGAGAAATTCTTCGAGACGCTGGACGGGCTGGGTGCGGACATTCGCGAGACGCAAATGTTCGCCGACCACCACGCCTTCAGTGACGACGAGGCAGCGGGGCTCCTTGCCCGTGCCCGCGACGGCGCGCTGGCGCTGGTGACGACGGAAAAGGACCTGGCGCGGCTTGCGGGTGCCGGGCATTCCGGTGCCCTGGCGGAACTCCGGTCCCATTCCCGGGCGCTGCCAGTGGAGGTGCGTTTTGATGACGGTCATGCGCTTGACCAGCTCTTGAAGAGCCGTCTCAATGCGGCCACCACGGCTGGTGCCTACAAGGCCTTCTAG